A segment of the Hippopotamus amphibius kiboko isolate mHipAmp2 chromosome 8, mHipAmp2.hap2, whole genome shotgun sequence genome:
TCACAAACTGTGCTTTCCGCTATTATCCTTCATCTGTTACCTCTTCAGGTGAAAATAGTACCTACATTTTTCCCCCTTGGATCATTCTATGACGTCACACCAAGACACCTTTTATTTGACTTTGCATTTTTATCAacgatggcaaaaaaaaaaaaaaaaatcacacaccctCTTTTCTAAACAGCACACAAAATATCACATTGAGCAATTTACCACTTTTTAATGACAATCACTAGGATGAACAGAATCATCAGACTGAATAAAAATCGACACTTTTTTTCTAGTTGACCTATTCGATCTTGGTAGTGCTGGTCTGCATATCCTGCAAGACTGCAAAAGCCTTTCTTGAGAACCATCTCGCTCAGCTATCTTCAGGACGGCAAGATTTCAAAGCCTCACCAACTTTTCCTCTGGATTTCCCATGGGTCCTGatacaatttccattttaatgataagCTAGGAGGAAATTAGATCACATCCTCCAGAAAACTAAACGCTAAGGTCACAGTGCCAGTTCCCCCATGAGGAcagtatattaatatatactttttGTGAAGGAgattaaaacacttaaaaattaaatcaaagtaGAGATCCATGAATAGATtgtaacaaagaaaacaaaaacgcaAGCACCATTCAGAGCGTGGTGTTTCTTCCTGGAGGTACTCGCATTCCTCCTCCTCAACCTTTAGCCCATCTGAATCTCTCTGTTTTGGCATATTTTCAAGTCACACTTCAAAACTCTTCAAGGAACTCACTTCTCACCACTTGTTCTACATGCCGAACCTAAGGACAGGATTCCAAAAAGATGAGCCTCCTTCTAAATGCCTCGTAAGCCTCCAGAATACGTGACTTTGGCTGTGCACTGTGTTCGGACttcacctttttgttttgttggtggtgtttttttACACTAGATTTCCTTGTCCTCATTAAAGATAACCAGAGAGTCACATCACAGTGCAACTCTTGGCTTTGTCCTTTCGTAAGTCCGTAGCCACTGCCGCGAGCTCCGGTCTGCTGGGCATGTGTGAAATCCGCTTTGTCGCCCTCTGCGATTTGTTTCGCTTAACgtgtttgtttgtcttgtttacaCACGCCAAGGTGGCCACGTGAAAAATGTCTCTGACGCTGTTTTCTGACTGTAAAGCTGAGCATTCGATGTAAGTAGCTGCTCCGATCTGTTTGGCCATATTTGCCCCCTGAGAAGCAAAAGAAGGGATTGTGATTAGCGATAAGTCTCTGGAGAAAGCTATAAAGTATCTTCTGACACCACAAAATAACAATGCATCGCAAAATGTTTCTAGTATGTTAACCGAACTTTCTAAGTACTGACGAGAAAACGTTTTTAATTTGAACTGCCTTATTATTGCATAAATATTTGCAGTCCAAACTCAGTCCTAAGAGGTTCAATTATCATCACTCAGTAGACACTGCTTGACTTCCCAGAGGTGCTAAAGGCTTATCTAATGTCATTGGGTCATCAATAAACAAGGGCCCCGATCCTCAAACAGTTAGTATGGGTGATTCCAAGAAGTAGGAGAGGACTTAAGGAGGTGATTCATCTTCACTACCCACCGTAACCAAGGGCAACTAACTAGATACTTAGGTCTTCCAGGTCACAGCAAACTATAGAATTGCCCAGAGAATTTCACTATTGGAAAAGAGTCAAAAAGCTGAAGATTATGAatataaatgctgcactttccacACGGCCCAGCGGGCTGAGCTGGCCCCTCGAGCCTGTGCCAGCACCTCATGGGGCACTCGATGTCTCTTTTCTCGAGTGTAGACGGCACTCAAGACTAACGACAGGCTGTACAAAAAACAGGGGTAAGAGAATTTAGAATCAATTTTGAAACGTATATGACTATGTCTTAGGGCCAAAATAAATTGAGGAAgggaataatgctgttataacaTCTGTAATTTAGGAGACACGAAATATGTAATTTCTAAACGTGGACCAGACCGCCAGGGGACACAATAATAAGCATGTGTGCACCAAAACAACTCCTTTAAATAGCCAGATTTTTGATAATTGGAATGAAAGGCAAAGAAGACCACAGAACGAATGGCCAAACAACGAATACTAAATAAAATTCTAGCTGTTTCAACATGGACTCTCTTTAGAATCTGGTTGTAAGTTTCAAGAGCGTGAACTTCTGAGATCAATTCCTCTCCTTTCTAAATACCTGGGGACATGCCTGCAGGAATGATGAAACTCTGAAAGACAGTTTTCTCGAGTTGCTCTATTTTACCGACAATGGCCTTTTTTTTAGTATTGTATTTTGTGTTGCTGAGTGTAAAAGAAGATGATCTCTCTTTAAGAGTATTACTGATTTTGACCACATTCTCTCTTAAATCTATTTACACCCAGTGAGAGCTGCAGAGATACAAAGGGTTGACGATGAGCCACTGTTTCTGTGCTCAAGTGATCAAATATCACGTGAGTCCCCTACAGAAGGACAGggtatttcacattttaaaggatttgtgtgcatacacacacacgagTCCTTACACAGTCAGCTGCTAAATAAATACTGGAAAGCTTTTTGAGAGAGTCCAGAATCAGAGTACCACCATAATTTCAGCCAAACCTTGTCCCAGATCACTTTGGTGCTCACTTGGCAGTTTTTACATTAATCTGAGCAATGGGCTGCCAGGAAGGGGCTTGGGTGCTTGCTGTGAAGGCAGAGGCACAGAAACGCCCTTCCATCTGTGTTTATAGATGGCCATGGCCTGGACACATGCTGCTCATCCTGCATCTTAGGAAAGAAGGGGCTTGCACTGGCCTTGACCCCTGGTTGAGCCTTGAGAAAAACGGCtactttttcttgtatttattatGAGTGATGCTCCATTTCTGTCATTCTTTAAAACCCACGTGTGCACACAGTCTACATACATACCTGGTCATAGGACACTGGTGTCTGCCTGTGGTTTGAGAGCTCTACCAACGTGGTGACATCTGTCCGAAGATCAGATTTGCAGCCGACCAAGAGCATTTTCGTATTGGGACAAAACTCCTGGATTTCACCTTTCCACTAAGGGgggaaagagaagatgaaaaattaaCAAAGTGCTGGCATCCCTACAACGGAAAACAAGTTCTCCACTGGCAGGCACTGGAGATGGGACTCAAAAAGGACACTTAAAAGAAAGTGTCACTTCAGATGAAGAAGCAAACGCATTTATCCTCCACGTAGATATTAAATGTTCCTACTTTTAAAGTATGGATCCATTAGGGAACCACATGATTATCTATTCTCCTTCTTTGTGACTCATTAACTGTCCTGACTGCAAGAGACTTGCTGGGTGTTGTCAGAAAGTAGCTAAGGCAATTCCTTAATTATTGGGGTATCTCTGAAAGATAAAAGTGCCTTAAGAATAATTACATATTCTAACAAGTGGCTGTGTCCTCGGATATGTTGAGCTGGTACTTCCCAGCATGGAAGGCTGGTAATAAGGCAGAGCCAACACAAGCACAGATATGCATTCATGACCCCACCTAGAAAGACTGAGCAGCCACCATGTGCTGATTTCTCTGCTGAGATTCCAGAGACCGGAGACTATAGAGTTAATATGACAGCATGTCCTGCCTTTAAGCAGCTTCCACTGGAGTGGCTGCGTCAACAAAGACCATGACATTTGCAAAGGCTCATCTCTCACCTTGTTATCAGCCAGGCACCTGGTCCTATGGCTCATATGCCCTTGAGTTAGTCTTAAGTTACGTAAGTTATGAATTTAGTCTACTTTGGCTAGTTGTTTCATGACACAAGAGCTTTCAGAACCTCCATAAATGCCTGGCAGGGAATTCTAGTTGTCCTTCTAAAGAGCAAAGGGATGACTTTTTGTGGTTTCATTTCCCCAAGCTTGAGAGGACCATCAGGGTGGGAGTCAGGAGTGCAGAGTGTTCACAGGAGAGCCCAGCTCAGGTGCTGAGGTCAGGAATCTGTGCCTGACTCTCCCTGCCCACATTCACAAAAATGTATTCAGTGCTCTGCTAAATACTGTGGTGGTTACAGAGATGATTAAGACACAGCAGCGTCTTCCAGAAAGGAATTCATGAAAGAGTGGAGGTGATAAGGTCATGTCTATAATGCTAGATAAAAAGGCCATCCTGCAGGGGTAATTTCAAAGACCCCTAGAGGAGCCATCTCCAGATCTAAACTGTGGGCAATGAGCTCTAGTCCAAGGTACACCAGTGGATTGAAGGGAGTAATACATACTTCTCATAAGAACCTAATTTATCCACcaactcctccttcccttcctccctctctccttccctctctccatccctcccccctccccttccttcctcccttccttccttccagccttATTTAGAGGCATCTACCATGTGCTACATGACACTCGAGTAAGAACTAGAAGgtgaattgaaaaaaataagatcttTCCAGCTCTAAGTCACTCTAACCTCTTTGATATTCAAGGACTTAAAAAGATTCAATTAATCAAGACAAACCATAGCAGGGGTTATCATGGGCCTTAAACTTCACACGAAGGTAAAACACACTCATTAATATCTCTAAGG
Coding sequences within it:
- the RND3 gene encoding rho-related GTP-binding protein RhoE, with translation MKERRASQKLSSKSIMDPNQNVKCKIVVVGDSQCGKTALLHVFAKDCFPENYVPTVFENYTASFEIDTQRIELSLWDTSGSPYYDNVRPLSYPDSDAVLICFDISRPETLDSVLKKWKGEIQEFCPNTKMLLVGCKSDLRTDVTTLVELSNHRQTPVSYDQGANMAKQIGAATYIECSALQSENSVRDIFHVATLACVNKTNKHVKRNKSQRATKRISHMPSRPELAAVATDLRKDKAKSCTVM